A single region of the Prevotella sp. HUN102 genome encodes:
- the eptA gene encoding phosphoethanolamine--lipid A transferase EptA: MKSLKLFQFLRKPISLWAFSGLMSLGNLIFYNIPFFSFVLEHSSHSFLTKSLLTASLVIVMLALNFMMCYLLVYFLRYVGRILLAVCNVLSAVCTFFVVNYHVLIDRSMMGNVFNTRESEASGFITPMLLLYVFAFGILPAVYILVQEIDRGKAKQLGIACGSSIGLSVALVLLNLNQVLWIGKYDTALGALVMPYSYIVNTVRWFSSQADANKEETLLPLGTFEDDEKTVVVLVIGESARRANFQLYGYDVPTNPKLSQRSDLEVFNAQSCFTYTTAGSKSILEYKATSDLYEILPNYLNRMGAEVVWRTTNWGEPPVHIKDYKAKNDLMKEHPEINAEYDEILTAGLRGRILASKKNKVFVVLHTSTSHGPCYNTKYPKEFEKFTPVCSNVENAKDSIPELINAYNNTILYTDHLLNGLIDTLGTLKDWRCAMMFVSDHGESLGEKNLFMHGLPMSVAPKEQYEIPFLVWTSPGFRQLRPKKELIDQHYVFHSVLNLLSVKSPIYDQEHDLFSARKR, encoded by the coding sequence ATGAAAAGTCTTAAATTATTCCAGTTTCTTCGCAAACCCATATCCTTATGGGCATTCTCAGGACTGATGAGTCTCGGCAATCTGATTTTCTATAATATTCCATTCTTCAGTTTTGTACTGGAGCATTCCAGCCATTCCTTCCTCACGAAGTCGCTGCTGACGGCAAGTTTGGTCATTGTTATGCTCGCACTCAACTTTATGATGTGCTACCTGCTCGTTTATTTTCTGCGCTATGTAGGACGGATTCTTCTTGCCGTCTGCAACGTTCTGAGTGCCGTCTGCACATTCTTTGTCGTCAATTACCACGTACTGATAGACCGCTCGATGATGGGAAACGTGTTCAACACGCGTGAATCGGAGGCTTCAGGCTTCATAACGCCTATGCTGCTGCTCTATGTTTTCGCCTTCGGCATCCTGCCCGCCGTCTATATCCTCGTGCAGGAAATTGACCGTGGAAAAGCGAAACAACTGGGCATAGCCTGTGGAAGCTCCATCGGCCTGTCCGTGGCACTGGTTCTTCTCAACCTCAATCAGGTGCTGTGGATTGGAAAATACGACACGGCGTTGGGCGCATTGGTAATGCCCTACTCCTATATAGTGAACACCGTCCGGTGGTTCTCGTCCCAAGCCGATGCCAACAAGGAGGAGACGCTCCTTCCATTAGGCACTTTCGAGGACGATGAGAAGACGGTGGTGGTGCTCGTGATTGGAGAATCGGCGCGCAGGGCCAACTTCCAACTCTACGGCTACGACGTTCCCACCAATCCGAAACTCTCCCAGCGCAGCGACCTCGAGGTGTTCAATGCGCAGTCGTGTTTCACTTACACTACTGCCGGCAGCAAGAGTATTCTCGAATACAAGGCCACTTCCGACCTCTACGAAATTCTTCCCAACTATCTTAATCGTATGGGGGCTGAAGTGGTGTGGCGCACCACCAACTGGGGAGAGCCTCCGGTGCACATCAAGGACTACAAGGCCAAGAACGACCTTATGAAGGAACACCCTGAAATAAACGCCGAATACGACGAGATTCTAACCGCAGGGCTGCGCGGCCGCATCCTTGCGAGCAAGAAAAACAAGGTTTTCGTCGTGCTTCATACGAGCACGAGCCACGGCCCCTGCTACAACACGAAATATCCGAAGGAGTTTGAGAAGTTTACGCCTGTGTGTTCCAACGTAGAGAATGCCAAGGACTCCATTCCCGAACTGATAAACGCCTACAACAACACCATTCTCTATACCGACCACCTGCTCAACGGCCTCATAGACACGCTGGGCACACTGAAGGATTGGAGGTGCGCAATGATGTTCGTGTCTGACCACGGCGAGTCGCTCGGCGAGAAAAATCTCTTTATGCACGGTCTGCCGATGAGCGTAGCCCCCAAGGAGCAGTACGAAATTCCGTTCCTCGTGTGGACTTCTCCGGGATTCCGCCAGCTCAGGCCGAAGAAAGAACTCATAGACCAGCACTATGTCTTCCACTCCGTCCTCAACCTGCTCTCCGTGAAAAGTCCCATCTACGACCAGGAGCACGATTTGTTTTCCGCAAGAAAGAGGTAG
- a CDS encoding phosphatase PAP2 family protein, producing MKRIFIPFIVLYVLFVAAMMMVLAVFPKGELHLLLNSYHAPFGDCLFMYFTQLAEWPLYIIAALPLFFRKAGWTYLYLASELTCALIICLVKRCFDAPRPIIFFEHSGVKPPLVEGVSMCCRHSFPSGHTSTFFVFATLSALLLAYYSRQESSVRKRTCCTLLIILLFSFSVIGGYSRIYLSQHFLSDVLGGSIIGFIVPCAMFWLFYKQQWMQKRWFNKRVF from the coding sequence ATGAAGCGAATCTTTATTCCATTTATTGTGTTGTATGTGCTGTTTGTTGCCGCTATGATGATGGTACTGGCAGTTTTTCCAAAAGGCGAACTCCACTTGCTGCTGAACAGTTATCACGCCCCATTTGGCGATTGCCTGTTTATGTATTTTACGCAATTGGCAGAATGGCCGTTGTATATCATTGCCGCCCTTCCGTTATTTTTCAGAAAAGCCGGTTGGACTTATCTCTATCTGGCATCAGAACTTACCTGCGCATTGATAATCTGTCTTGTCAAGCGATGCTTCGACGCACCTCGCCCAATCATATTCTTCGAGCACTCGGGCGTGAAACCTCCCCTTGTCGAGGGCGTAAGTATGTGCTGCCGGCATTCATTTCCGTCCGGTCATACGTCCACTTTCTTTGTCTTTGCCACGCTGTCGGCATTGCTTCTCGCCTATTATTCCAGACAGGAGAGCAGCGTCAGGAAGAGAACGTGCTGCACCCTTCTTATCATTCTTCTGTTTTCATTTTCCGTTATTGGTGGCTATTCGCGCATTTATCTGTCGCAGCATTTCCTGAGCGACGTACTCGGGGGCAGCATTATCGGTTTCATTGTGCCTTGCGCTATGTTTTGGTTGTTTTACAAGCAGCAATGGATGCAGAAAAGATGGTTCAACAAGCGTGTCTTTTGA
- a CDS encoding 5'-nucleotidase C-terminal domain-containing protein, producing MRKKVILCCGFSLVLLATGCKSNYGLSDISRTRILVDSRYDASVDAGAVAFMQPYKHEVDSIMGPIVGESDHYMVAKQPESDLSNLLADIMVWGARDYKENVDFGVYNMGGIRAALPKGKVTYGDVLEIAPFENKICFFTLSGSTVLQLFREIAHNGGEGVSKGVELLITSDGKLKSAKLHGKAIDPNGQYRVATLDYVAQGNDRMNAMKAKTNVNSPQDEKSNSRYIIINYFKENAAKGEVVNSVVEGRIRVE from the coding sequence ATGAGAAAAAAAGTAATTTTGTGTTGTGGGTTTTCGCTCGTTTTACTGGCTACGGGCTGTAAGAGTAATTATGGATTGTCGGACATATCTCGCACAAGAATCCTTGTAGACAGTCGGTATGATGCGTCGGTAGATGCCGGAGCAGTCGCATTTATGCAGCCTTACAAACACGAGGTAGACAGTATTATGGGACCGATAGTGGGCGAATCCGATCATTATATGGTGGCAAAACAGCCGGAAAGCGACCTTTCCAATTTGCTTGCCGACATAATGGTGTGGGGAGCACGTGATTATAAGGAGAATGTGGACTTCGGCGTCTATAATATGGGAGGCATTCGAGCTGCATTGCCAAAGGGAAAGGTAACTTATGGAGATGTGTTGGAGATTGCGCCTTTTGAAAACAAGATTTGTTTTTTCACACTTTCGGGTTCTACGGTTCTGCAACTGTTTCGTGAAATAGCCCATAATGGGGGCGAAGGCGTAAGTAAAGGTGTGGAATTATTGATAACTTCTGATGGCAAGCTCAAGAGTGCGAAGCTCCACGGCAAGGCGATTGATCCAAACGGACAGTATCGTGTTGCAACGCTTGACTATGTGGCTCAGGGCAATGACAGGATGAATGCGATGAAGGCTAAGACGAATGTAAACTCTCCACAGGATGAAAAAAGCAATAGTCGCTATATCATCATTAATTATTTTAAGGAGAATGCCGCAAAAGGAGAGGTGGTAAACTCTGTTGTGGAGGGAAGAATCAGAGTTGAATAA
- a CDS encoding bifunctional UDP-sugar hydrolase/5'-nucleotidase, which yields MKKNILAIAFCLYAGVGFAQNKQLTILHTNDTHSQIYPLSTNLADTSKADRGGFLRRLEVLKQERAKNPDLLLFDSGDFCQGTPYFTMYKGDVEVGLMNMMGYDAGTIGNHEFDFGLENMTRLFKQLNFPIVCANYDFKDTELADIVKPYVIIKRKGVKIGVFGISTYLDGLVIEKNYKPLEFLDPISCAQKTIDKLKSEKCDLIICLSHLGWNIEGISDEELIAQTRGIDLVLGGHSHSFLKELVFVKDLDGKEVGVDQNGKSGLYIGKMILDLSKKK from the coding sequence ATGAAAAAGAATATATTAGCAATCGCATTCTGCCTTTATGCAGGTGTTGGTTTTGCGCAGAATAAGCAACTGACAATATTGCATACCAACGATACGCACAGCCAAATCTATCCGTTGAGTACGAACCTTGCCGATACGTCCAAGGCCGACAGGGGAGGATTTCTGCGCAGATTGGAAGTGTTGAAGCAAGAGCGGGCTAAGAATCCCGACTTGTTGCTCTTCGATAGTGGCGACTTCTGTCAGGGAACTCCCTACTTCACGATGTATAAAGGCGATGTAGAGGTGGGGCTGATGAATATGATGGGTTATGACGCAGGCACAATCGGCAATCACGAGTTTGATTTCGGCTTGGAGAATATGACCCGTTTGTTTAAGCAGTTGAACTTCCCTATCGTCTGTGCCAACTACGATTTCAAGGACACTGAGCTTGCAGACATTGTGAAACCATACGTCATTATCAAGCGGAAAGGCGTGAAGATTGGTGTGTTTGGCATCTCAACCTATCTCGATGGCTTGGTAATCGAAAAGAATTACAAGCCATTGGAGTTCCTTGATCCTATTTCCTGTGCCCAAAAGACCATTGATAAACTTAAAAGCGAGAAGTGCGATTTGATTATCTGTCTGTCCCATCTCGGATGGAACATCGAAGGCATCAGCGATGAAGAGCTTATTGCACAGACCCGTGGTATTGATTTGGTGCTTGGAGGGCATTCCCATTCGTTCCTGAAAGAACTGGTTTTCGTGAAAGACCTTGACGGAAAGGAAGTCGGAGTAGACCAAAACGGAAAGAGTGGGCTGTATATCGGCAAGATGATTCTCGACTTGTCGAAGAAAAAATAG